GCCACCCAGACGCCTGGGCTCCCCTCAAGGCCACCTGGACGCCTGGGTTCCTCTTGGTGTCACTCAGATGCTTGGATTCCCGTCAGGgccacccggacgcctgggctccTCTTGGTGCCACCTAGATGCCTGGGGTCTTCTTAGGGCCACCCAGACCCTCACCTGAGTCCGTTGTGAGACCAGATGCTTGGGCTCCTCTGGGTGCCACCCGGACACCTGGGATCCTCCAGACCCCCTAGACGCCCGGGCTCCTCTTGGagcccccggacgcctgggcccctaGAGGTGCCCATGGGGCAGGGGCCGAAAGGCGAAGGCGGCAGCCAGGGCACCAAGGCCCAGCAGGACGGCGCCGGTGAGCAGCAGGCGGCGGGCGGCCAGGCCCCGCTcctcctgggggggggggggggggggagagtgggctgagccccacggcgccgccccacggcgccgcccCCCTCATCCCCCTCCTCCCCGTACCGGGCTCAGCAGGGGCTCCAGCGCAGGCTCCGGGCGGTAATGGGGCTGGTAGCAGGCGCCGGCAGCATCATCAGCCCGGGGGTCTGGGGTGCAGCGGGGTGGGGcactgtggggcagagctgtggGGCTCGGTGGGGGGCCTGACCCCCCTCAGTGTGGGGCAGGAGCTCAGGAGACCCCCCCCCAACTCCCCTGATGTGAAAGAGAGGccccccccaaaccctcccCATGGCGGACAACAGCTTGGGCCCCCCCGACCCCTCCAGTGTGGGGTAGAAACTCGGGGAGGGGGGTCCCAAGCCCTGCAGTATGGGGCAGGCAttccccccacagcccccccgcTGCAGGGCTAGGAGCTTGGGGGGGGTCCCAAGCCTTGCGGTGTGGGGCAGGTGttccccccccagccccccagtgTGGGGTAGGAGCTTGGGGGGGGGTCCCAAGCCTTGCGGTGTGGGGCAGGCGttccccccccagccccccagtgTGGGGTAGGAGCTCGAGGGGCGTCCCAAGCCCTGCAGTGTGGGGCAGGCGttccccccccagccccccggtGTGGGGTAGGAGCTCGGGGGGGGGTCCGAAGTCCGAAGCCCTGCAGTGTGGGGCAAGCGTtccccccctcagccccccGGTGTGGGGTaggagctggggggcagcagcagagccgtgggtcaccccccccccgctcacCTCGTGTGGGGCAGCAGCTCGGGGGGGGGCGGTGAGGCTGAGGCAGGTGGGGCCGGGCCCCACGACGTGGGCGATGGCGTGCAGCAGCCCCCCGGCGGGGGGCCCTGTGGGGCAGGAAGGTGGGGTGGGCGCCACTGGGGACCCCCGCGGGTGccctggagggggggggcggggcaggggggcGGGGCCGTACtcaccccccagccccaggctggagccCGGCAGGGCCAGGTGGAGGCGGGTGCCGTTGgggcggggccccggcgggAGGTCGAAGGTCAGCCCCGCCCACACGGCCagggcggggccggggggcgtGGCCTCAGAGCCGTTGGCCCCGCAGAAGGGGAAGCGGGCGAGGGCGGAGAGCAGCGCCCCCCAGGCCTGCGGGCGGTGCCCATGACGTCACCGCCCCCGTGGCGTGACGTCACTGCCCCCCTGCTGCGACGTCACGCCTCCCCAGGGTTCCTTCCCCGCCCTGCGACGCCACGCCCACGCGCTGCCCCGCCCACCTCCCCGTGATGCCCCGCCCCCTCGGCGTCACTCGTCTGTGACGTCACGCCCGCGCAGTgccgccccctcctccccgtCACGTGACGGCGGCGGCCCCACCTGGGCGGCCTCGGGGTCGGGCAggtcccgccgcgccgccacgTGGCGCCCGAGGGCGGCGAAGGCGGCGCCGAGCGCCAGGAGCGAGAGCgccagggcggcggcggcgggggccggggggcgccgcgccggccccgccccccgcgccgcccccgcgccgcgcggccccgccccccgccgcgccggccccggccccgccgccggccccgccgcgccgcgcgccgccatCCTGCCGCGCCGCCGTAGCGCCGCCtcgcgcgcgccgccccgccctGCCGCGCTGCCTCACGGGACCTGTAGTCCCGCCCCGCCACCATAGAGTGCCGCCGCCACCATAGAGAGCcgcccctcccctgcccccccgcAGCCATAGagtgccgcccgcccgcccgccgcctctctggcccgcgggcggccccgctcgGCGGCGCCGCAGGCGGACACAGTGGCGGCCGTGCCGGGCTCTGCCGTTTATTGGGGGTCCCGAGCCGCGGCGGTAAAAACAGGAccggggggaaggaggggggggggccgggagccgccgtcgggggagaggggggggggggccgcggggtgCAGCCCTCCCCCCCGCAGCACGCCCCCGCCCGGGGGCGGCGCCCCAGCGTTAACCCTTCCCGTCCAGGGGGTCCGCGTAGACCGTCACCttgccgggggctgcggggggaaGAGGTGGGTGGGTGTTGGGGGGGAAAGGGCACCCAGGGCCACCCCCCACCCAGCGGGGTCCTGGCCTCAGGGTCCCCCCCCCAACTCTCCCTCCAGGCACCTGTCACCCCAGCCCCCCCCCGgatgtcccccatgtccccctcCACCATCCCTCAGGTGCCCCCTAAACCCATCTGGATTCCACCATCTCCTTCAGTGTCCCCCCAAACCCATCCCTGGGCCCCCCCATCCCTCAGGTGCCCCCCAAACCCATGTGGATCCCCCCCATGTCCTTCAGGATCCCCCCAAAACCATCCCTGGGCCCCCAACAAGGGCCTCTCCATCGCTCAGGTGCCCCCCAAACCCGTCCAAATCCCCCCCAGGCCCCCTGTGTCCCTCAGCATCACCCTAAAATCATCCCTAAGCCCCCAGCAAGGGCCCCACCATCCCTTGGGTGCCCCCCAAACCCACCCAGATCCCACCCCGAgcccccacatccccccccaAACCATCCCTGGGCCCCAAACaagggtcccccccccccaatccctcAGGCTCCCACCAGCTCACCTTGTCTGTGCACTTTCCATATATGATCCCAAGCTGCGGAGAGAAAACGGGGAGGGGTGTCAGGGAGCTCCCGTTGCCCCCTGagccacccccacagccaggtcctcccccagccccacaccccAGCGTTCCTCCAGTGCCAGCCCCCCAGACCTggcacccccccaccccacccccagcaTTACCTTCCGTGTGGTAGCTGTGGGCAGCCTCCCAGTCGGGGGGGCTCATGCCCTCAGCGCCgggccccaccgccgccgctgccgccgccgccccccagGCCCCAGCCtcagcccccggccccccagcGCCCGGCTCGTTGATGAACGAGAGCCCCCACTCGTTCTGGAAGATGGCGCCCAGgtggggctgggccgggcgcccggggtccggcggcagcggcggcgaggaggaggaggacgaggaggatgaggaggaggcGGTGGCCGCCGGCGggccgccgtggggcaggcCGGGGGCGGCCGTGCGGAGGGCCGAGGCGGGCACGGtggggggcggcagcggcggcgggcgctccAGGTTCTCCTTGAGCTTGCTGGCGTAGCTGATCTTGGGGATGGTGCGAGCCCGGCTGCTGTCCACGGGgaaggcgggcggcgggcggaagagcagccaggcctcgggcggcgccgccggcgcccgccgctccGGCgagggcgaggaggaggaggaggaggaggaggaagaggaggaggcggaggcgggcggggggcagccgcggcgcgggccggcccagccgccgccgccgccgcggggggccgccTCGGGGGGGCCGTGCCCGTTGGGGCTGGGCCCCCACTCCTTGGTGGGGCCGCCGGGGCGGAAGCTCTTGCGGTAGGAGGGGTGGAAGGGGCGGCCGTAGTGgtgggggcggtgggggggggtcGCTGCCGCCGCCACAGccggggccccccgcgccccggggccgcccggggggCTCGTCGCCGTcaccgctgccgccgccgtcACCGTCGTCGCCGCGGGGTCCTcggcgggcgccgctgccgcgaAGCCGTTGGACTCCCACGAGCCTGCGGGGACGGGAGGGTTAGTGCCAATGCGGGGACCCCCCCCGTCACCCCCCCGTCacaccccccctccccagggggACCCACGATGGGGAGGGGACAAAGTGGGGACACCCTGACCTGTAAGGGAGGGGGCCGAGTGCGGTAGGGGCCCCATggggctgcccctgacccccgaagtgtgtggggggggggcaggggccccgtggggctgcCCCCGACCCCCgtagctgggggggggggggcagagaggggcACGGGCCCCGTGGGGCTGCCCCCGACCCCCgtagctgggggggggggggcagagaggggcACGGGCCCCGTGGGGCTGCCCCCAACCCCCGTaccggggggggaggggggcagagcGGagcaggggccccgtggggctgcccctgaccccCGTAGCTGGGGGGGGACAGAGCGGGGCACGGGCCCCGTGCGGCTGCCCCCGACCCCCgtaccggggggggggggcagagcggggcaggggccctgTGCGGCTGCCCCCGACCCCCGTAGTTggggggggcagagcggggcagAGGCCCCGTGCGGCTGCCCCCGACCCCCGTAGTTggggggggcagagcggggcaggggccccGTGCGGCTGCCCCCGACCCCCGTAGTTggggggggcagagcggggcaggggccccGTGCGGCTGCCCCCGACCCCCgtagttggggggggggggcagagcggggcaggggccccGTGCGGCTGCCCCCGACCCCCGTAGTTggggggggcagagcggggcaCGGGCCCCGTGCGGCTGCCCCCGACCCCCGTACCgggggggcagagcggggcaCGGGCCCCGTGCGGCTGCCCCCGACCCCCGGTGGGCAGAGGAGGGGCGATAGAGGCCACCCCGCCCCACAGCAGGGAAAGGCCCGAGTGGGGCAGCCCGGGCCGCGGCCAggcggggttggggggggggggcagagcgggttccccccctcccctcccctcccctcccgtTCCCGGTATCCCGACGGAGCtgcggggttgggggggggggggcggcgcggtgAAGCCACGCGGAGGGACGCGCCGGGggccccccggggcggcgggcgccggtACCTGCGGGCAGGCGGGCGGCGAGGCGCTGCAGCTGCCCCTCGAGCCGGCACTTCTCCTTGCGCAGCGGCGGCAGGAGCCGCGGCTGCGGCCCGCGCGTCTCCTccatcgccgccgccgcagccccgtTAGCGCCGctcgggccccgccgccgccgctcgggcCCCGCCACGTGACCCGCCCGCTCCTCGCCGCGCTCCCCACCGCCGCGTCATGTGACcgcccggcgcggagccgcgggggggggggggggggggacagagaGGGCGCGCTGCGCCACGTGACCCGCGCGCCGCCACGTGACCCGCGCGCCGGGCCAATgcgggcggctcggcgccgccgcgtCACCGCCCGCGTCACCGCCCCCGCCCTACCGCCGCGCTGAAGTTACTTTAACCCGGGCACCCAGCGGCCACGTGACGCCGCGGCGGCGCCTTCTCCACGTGACTCGGGGCGGGGGCGGGACCTCCACCCCGATTGGCCTGCGTGACACGGACGGGAAGGGGCGGGCTCGCTAAGCTCGCGGGCTGCGATTGGCCGCAGCCTGCGAGCTCTCCTGCCGTTGGGCGGCGCCACGAGCCCGCCtccggcgccgccccgccccgctctGGTCTCCCTAGCAACCGCTTGGCGCCAAAACCCCGCTCCTCCGTCTCCTTGGCAACCGCCGGGCGCcattccccctccctccccccgcgcTTCGGCCGCATCCTGACGGCCAGGGCgagcccccccccgccccaacaCCATTttggaaggggggaaaaaataggaaaaacgGCCACAAGACGCAGCCCAGCGCCGGCCGCCTTTTCCTCACCGTCCCCGCAGCCACCCCGCACCGTCACCTCGAGCTCTTCAGCGGGCTGAGGGAGGGGGCGACGCCGCCGGGCCCGCAcagaggaggcggcggcgggacgagacgccccgcgggcgcggcggcccctCAGGGCGTTTAAAACGGGGCGCGCGGGCGGAGCCCGTAACGGCCGCCCTcgcgggccggggctgggggggggggaaaggggcgCACTGCGCATGCGCCCCCGCACctcgttcccccccccccccaacggcCCTTTTAACCTCCGCCAGGGGATGTGTGCAgctgcgcatgcgcggcggcggcgcgcatGCGCCGCCGAACTCCTCCCCCGCCGGACTCTTGCCGCAGCGTCTGTGCGCATGCGCCCCCGCGCGGGTCTGGAGGGGGGGAGGCTGCGGGTAAAGTGCGCGTGCGcgctgcgcggccccgtctgccccgcccctcgccgcggcggcggcgcatgCGCGCTGGGTGGGGCGCCCTCCACGCGAGGGGAGGAGCTCTGGGGGCGGGGCTAGCGGGGGGGGCGGTACCAAATGTGTGGGGGCGGGGCTAGCGGGGGGCGAAAGGTGGCGGGGCGTGGTCAGAGTGAGGGGGCGTGGTCATGacgaggggcggggccggagcACATGGGCTGGGCCAGGGCACTGGGGGCTGGTAGTGCATTGGGTATAGGCAGCTTCAAGGGCTGGGGCGTATTCAGGGGGCGGGGTTAAGCGAATGGGCGGGGCCAGAGCTCTGGGGGGCAACATATGGGGGGGTAGAGGTGGGGGCTGTATAGGAGGGCTGGGCCCACATAAGGCAGGGGCTGGTGGACCCGGTCGGAGGCAGGGATGGCGCCGATGTCTCCCACGTCCTCCTCGTGCAAGGCGGGGGGGACCTCTGGGTGGGCCAGCACCTTTCTGTGGGGTGGGATGGGACCTCTGGGTCTGCCAGTGCCTTGCAGTGAGGTGGGATGGGACCTCTGGGTGGGCCAGCACTTTCCTGTGAGGTGGGGTGGGACCCCTGGGTCTGCCAGTGCCTTGCAGTGAGGTGGGATGGGACCTCTGGGTGGGCCAGCACCTTCCTGTGAGGTGGGGTGGGACCTCTGGGTCTGCCAGTGCCTTGCAGTGAGGTGGGATGGGACCTCTGGGTGGGCCAGCACCTTTCTGTGGGGTGGGATGGGACCTCTGGGTCTGCCAGTGCCTTGCAGTGAGGTGGGATGGGACCTCTGGGTGGGCCAGCACCTTCCTGCGAGGTGGGATGGGACCTCTGGGTCTGCCAGTGCCTTGCAGTGAGGTGGGATGGGACCTAGAGGTGGGCCAGCAGCTTGCAGTGAGGTGGGATGGGACCTCTGGGTGGGCCAGCACCTTCCTGCGAGGTGGGATGGGATCTCTGGGTCTGCCAGTGCCTTGCAGTGAGGTGGGATGGGACCTCTGGGTGGGCCAGCACCTTTCTGTGGGGTGGGATGGGACCTCTGGGTCTGCCAGGGCCTTGCAGTGAGGTGGCATGGGACCTCCGGGTGGGCCAGCACCTTGTTGCAAGGTGGGATGGGGCCTCTGGGTGTGCCGCCCCCTTGCTATGAGGCGAGGTGGGACCTCGAGGTGGGGCCCCCCGCCTTGCTGCGCGGTCGTGGGGGACCTCCGGGCgtgcccccgccgcgccgcggggcgagCCGCGACCCGCGCTGTGATACCGCCGCGCCGGCGCGTCCTTCCCCGGGGCAGGGCCACCGAGAAGACGACGACCAAGGTCCCCGGCGTCCCCCATCCCCGGGGTGGGGCATAAAAGGGCGTGTGGGGGTGGAGCCTGTGGCCCCCCAGCCgctgggggggggcggggcgtgGTGCGTCCACGCCTCCGTGGCGTGGTGACCTCCAGGGTGACCACCTGAAGGTGGGGACCTTCAGGGTGCGGGTGGTGCCCCGTGGGCGGTGCTTCTGGCGAAGGGGGCGGGCTCTGCGGGAGGGGTGGGGCTCAGGGGAGGGCTTGGGAGAGGGGCGGGgcttggggagggggtggggcTTGTGGTTGCCCCCCATCTTCCAGGGTTTGGTGGGACCAGGCCCTGCCTGGGTGCGGCTACGGCAATGTGGCCGCCCCTCATCCCAGTGTGGGCTCCTCCATCCCAGTATGGGTCCCCTCATCCCAGTATGGGCTCCTCCATCCCAGTGTGGGCTCCTCCATCCCAGTACGGGTCCCCTCATCCCAGTGTGGGCTCCTCCATCCCAATATGGGCTTCTCCATCCCAGTACGGGTCCCCTCATCCCAGTGTGGGCTCCTCCATCCCAGTACGGGCTCCTCCATCCCAGTACGGGTCCCCTCATCCCAGTGTGGGCTCCTCCATCCCAGTATGGGTCCCCTCATCCCAGTATGGGCTCCTCCATCCCAATATGGGTCCCCTCATCCCAGTACGGGTCCCCTCATCCCAGTGTGGGCTCCTCCATCCCAGTACGGGTCCCCTCATCCCAGTGTGGGCTCCTCCATCCCAGTACGGGTCCCCTCATCCCAGTGTGGGCTCCTCCATCCCAGTATGGGCTCCTCCATCCCAGTATGGGTCCCCTCATCCCAGTATGGGCTCCTCCATCCCAGTATGGGCTCCTCCATGCCAGTATGGGTCCCCTCATCCCAGTGTGGGCTCCTCTATCCCAGTACGGGCTCCTCCATGCCAGTATGGGTCCCCTCATCCCAGTGTGGGCTCCTCTATCCCAGTACGGGCTCCTCCATCCCAGTATGGGTCCCCTCATCCCAGTATGGGCTCCTCCATCCCAATATGGGTCCCCTCATCCCAGTATGGGCTCCTCCATCCCAGTATGGGCTCCTCCATCCCAGTATGGGTCCCCTCATCCCAGTGTGGGCTCCTCTATCCCAGTACGGGCTCCTCCATGCCAGTATGGGTCCCCTCATCCCAGTGTGGGCTCCTCTATCCCAGTACGGGCTCCTCCATCCCAGTATGGGTCCCCTCATCCCAGTACGGGCTCCTCCATCCCAATATGGGTCCCCTCATCCCAGTATGGGCTCCTCCATCCCAGTACGGGCTCCTCCATCCCAGTATGGGTCCCCTCATCCCAGTGTGGGCTCCTCTATCCCAGTACGGGCTCCTCCATCCCAGTATGGGTCCCCTCATCCCAGTATGGGCTCCTCCATCCCAATATGGGTCCCCTCATCCCAGTATGGGCTCCTCCATCCCAGTATGGGCTCCTCCATCCCAATATGGGTCCCCTCATCCCAGTGTGGGCTCCTCTATCCCAGTACGGGCTCCTCCATGCCAGTATGGGTCCCCTCATCCCAGTGTGGGCTCCTCTATCCCAGTACGGGCTCCTCCATCCCAGTATGGGTCCCCTCATCCCAGTACGGGCTCCTCCATCCCAATATGGGTCCCCTCATCCCAGTATGGGCTCCTCCATCCCAGTACGGGCTCCTCCATCCCAGTATGGGTCCCCTCATCCCAGTGTGGGCTCCTCTATCCCAGTACGGGCTCCTCCATCCCAGTATGGGTCCCCTCATCCCAGTACGGGCTCCTCCATCCCAGTATGGGCTCCTCCATCCCAGTATGGGTCCCCTCATCCCAGTGTGGGCTCCTCCATCCCAGTACGGGCTCCTCCATCCCAGTACGGGTCCCCTCATCCCAGTGTGGGCTTCTCCATCCCAGTATGGGCTTCTCCATCCCAGTATGGGTCCCCTCATCCCAGTACCTGGGATGACTGGAAAACAGTACCCAGTTTTGCCTCCCAGTATGGTTGTTCTCTCCTAGTACAGTTGTTGCCTCCCAGTATGGTTGTTCCATCCCAGTACGGTTGCACCGTACCAGTACAGCTCCCTCAATCCCAGTGTGGCCCCAACATCCCAGTTCAGCCCCAGTATGGCCCTCTTCATCCCCATCACAGCCCCGCCATCCCAGTATAGCTCTTCCATCCCCAGTATGGTCCCAGTACAACTCCCCCATCCCAGTATGAGCGATTACGGCTCTCTAATTCCCAGTATGGCTCCAGTTCGGACCCCCCCAATCCCAGTATGGATACTCTGTTCCCAGTAAGGCTCCATTACACATTCAGTTCAACTCTTTTGTTCCCAGTATGGACCCCCATCCCAGTATGGGCCCCGCCCCACCCCCAGTATGGCCCCAGTATAGACCCACATCCCCAGTATGGACTGCCCATCCCAGTGTGGCCCCAGTACCACCCCTCATCCCCAGTATGGCCCCTGCATGACCCCCCGTATTCCCAGTATGGCCCATCCATCCCCAGTGTGGCCCCGGTATGATCTCCTCTATTCCCAGTATGGCCCCATTACACCCCCCATCCCCAATACAGACCCCTTCAATCCCAGTATACCCTCCCAATCCCCAGTACGGCTCCAGTATGGACCCTGCATCCACACTGCAGCCCCAGTATGGACCCCCCATCCCCAGTATGGTCCCAGTATGACCCCCCACATCCCCAGTATGGCCCCAGTCCACCCCTCATCTCCAGTATGGCCCCAGTATGCCCCCCCATCCCCGGTATGGCCCCAGTATGGCCCCCACATCCCAGTATGGCCCCAGTCCCCCCCCTTCATCTCCAGTATGGCCCTGATATGGACCCCCCCATCCCCAGTATGGCCCCAGTATGGCCCCCACATCCCAGTATGGCCCCAGTCCCCCCCCATCTCCAGTATGGACCCTCCCATCCCCAGTATGGCCCCCACATCCCAGTATGGCCCCAGTCCCCCCCCATCTCCAGTATGGCCCCAGTATGGACCCCCCCATCCCCAGTATGGCCCCAGTATGGCCCCCACATCCCAGTAAGGCCCCAGTCCCCCCCCATCTCCAGTATGGACCCTCCCATCCCCAGTATGGCCCCAGTATGGCCCCCACATCCCAGTAAGGCCCCAGTCCCCCCCCATCTCCAGTATGGACCCTCCCATCCCCAGTGTGGCCCCAGTATGGCCCCCACATCCCAGTATGGCCCCAGTCCCCCCCCATCTCCAGTATGGACCCTCCCGGCCCCAGTATGGCCCCAGTATGGCCCCCACATCCCAGGATGGCCCCAGTCCCCCCCCCTCATCTCCAGTATGGCCCTGATATGGACCCCCCCATCCCCAGTATGGCCCCAGTATGGCCCCCACATCCCAGTATGCCCCCCCCCGTGTCCATTAAACACCCTCCACCCGTGTGCTTCACCCCCTcccccgggggcccaggcgtccggggagcTCCAGTGGATCCcatgccccccacccccaccccggagggcccaggcgtccggggccctcccccccccacccttctgtagtttatttttgctctttcggggttttttattaatattactGGAATTAAATTGTTGCAATAAAGGAggtgtcggggggggggggggcccaggcgtccgggtgccccggggaggggggggggaatcggCAATTTGGGGCAAAGcagggggggcgggggcggggccaggagAGGCTCCGCCCCCTCCTCACCCCgccccctccctctcctccccccctccccccaccccaggccGCGCCGAGCCGCAGCGCAgcggacagacggacggacggacggacagagACCGGTACGAGCACCCCCCGCCCCTGGACCAGTATGGCCTCCCCCCCCGGCCAGTACAGGTCCTGCATCCCCAGTATGGCCCACCTCGATCCCCAGTACGGACCTGCCTTCCCAGTATGGCCTTCTGCATCCCAGTATGGTCCCCTGCATCCCAGTATGCCCCCTCTCTATCCCCAGTACGGACCTGCCATCCCAGTATGGCCCCCTGCATCCCAGTATGGCCCCTTCCACCCCAGTATGGCCCCCTGCATCCGAGTATGGCCCCCAGCATCCCAGTATGCCCCCTCTCTATCCCCAGTACGGACCTGCCATCCCAGTATGGCCCCCTGCATCCCAGTATGGCCCCTTCCACCCCAGTATGGCCCCCTGCATCCGAGTATGGCCCCAGCATCCCAGTATGCCCCCTCTCTATCCCCAGTATGGACCTGCCATCCCAGTATGTCCCCCCCATCCCAGTATGGCCCCTCCCACCCCAGTATGGCCCCCTGCATCCGAGTATGGCCCCCCAGCATCCCAGTATGCCCCCTCTCTATCCCCAGTATGGACCTGCCATCCCAGTATGCCCCCCCATCCCAGTATGGCACCTCCCACTCCAGTATGGCCCCCCTTGATGCCCAGTACATAGCTGCCATACCAGTATGGCCCCCTGCATCCCAATATGGGCTCCTCCACCCCAGTATGGTCCCCCCCCATCCCAGTATGGCCCCCTCCCTTCCCAGTTGGGCCCCCCATCCCAGTATGATTCCGCCCACACCAGTATGGCCCTTCTCCATCCCCAGTACAGACCTGCCATACCAGTAtggccccccccaccccagtaTGGCGCCCCCACTCCAGCATAGCTCCCTCATCCAAATATGGCTCCTCCACCCCAGTATGGCCCCCACCCACCCCAGTATGGCCCCCTCTCACTCCAGTATGGCCCCCTCCCACTCCAGTATGCCCCCCCGGTTCCAGCATGCCCCCCCACTCCAGTATGGCCCCCCCATTGCAGCATGCCCCCCCATCCCAGTACGCCTCCTCCCTTCCCAGTATAGACCTGTCATTCCTGTAGGGCTCCTGCAATCCCAGTACACCCCCCTCCCCAGTCCCAGTATGGCTCCAGTATGGATCCCTCCCCCCAATTCCAGTAGTGCTGCTCCCAATCCCAGTATGGGCCCCCGCGATCCCACTACACTCTCTTGTAATCCCAGTATGGCTCCAGTATGGGTCCTCCACCCCCAGtatgccccccccccaatcccaGCAAGGCTCCTCCAATATCCCAGTACTGCCCCCCCAATCCCAGTACACCCCCCCAATCCCAGTACAGCCCCGGTATGACCCCCCCAATCCCATTACagccccccccgggggggggggggggggcgaaggATGTGAGGGGCCTCGGGAggtttttgggggggggggtccctggttgggggggggtctgaccctccccccccccccggccgtgCCCAGACGCAGCCGCTCGGGGGTCCCGCGACCATGGGGGGTCCCGCGACCCCCCCGGGGCTcgtcctcctcgtcctcctcctcctcgccgcccCCCCGCTGACAGGTAccgctg
This genomic interval from Rhea pennata isolate bPtePen1 unplaced genomic scaffold, bPtePen1.pri scaffold_151, whole genome shotgun sequence contains the following:
- the LOC134154191 gene encoding basic proline-rich protein-like, producing the protein MEETRGPQPRLLPPLRKEKCRLEGQLQRLAARLPAGSWESNGFAAAAPAEDPAATTVTAAAAVTATSPPGGPGARGAPAVAAAATPPHRPHHYGRPFHPSYRKSFRPGGPTKEWGPSPNGHGPPEAAPRGGGGGWAGPRRGCPPPASASSSSSSSSSSSSPSPERRAPAAPPEAWLLFRPPPAFPVDSSRARTIPKISYASKLKENLERPPPLPPPTVPASALRTAAPGLPHGGPPAATASSSSSSSSSSSPPLPPDPGRPAQPHLGAIFQNEWGLSFINEPGAGGPGAEAGAWGAAAAAAAVGPGAEGMSPPDWEAAHSYHTEAWDHIWKVHRQAPGKVTVYADPLDGKG
- the LOC134154189 gene encoding uncharacterized protein LOC134154189 is translated as MWPPLIPVWAPPSQYGSPHPSMGSSIPVWAPPSQYGSPHPSVGSSIPIWASPSQYGSPHPSVGSSIPVRAPPSQYGSPHPSVGSSIPVWVPSSQYGLLHPNMGPLIPVRVPSSQCGLLHPSTGPLIPVWAPPSQYGSPHPSVGSSIPVWAPPSQYGSPHPSMGSSIPVWAPPCQYGSPHPSVGSSIPVRAPPCQYGSPHPSVGSSIPVRAPPSQYGSPHPSMGSSIPIWVPSSQYGLLHPSMGSSIPVWVPSSQCGLLYPSTGSSMPVWVPSSQCGLLYPSTGSSIPVWVPSSQYGLLHPNMGPLIPVWAPPSQYGLLHPSMGPLIPVWAPLSQYGLLHPSMGPLIPVWAPPSQYGSPHPSMGSSIPVWAPPSQYGSPHPSVGSSIPVRAPPCQYGSPHPSVGSSIPVRAPPSQYGSPHPSTGSSIPIWVPSSQYGLLHPSTGSSIPYGSPHPSTGSSIPVWAPPSQYGSPHPSVGSSIPVRAPPSQYGSPHPSVGFSIPVWASPSHTVAPYQYSSLNPSVAPTSQFSPSMALFIPITAPPSQYSSSIPSMVPYGSSSDPPNPSMDTLFPYGPSIDPHPQYGLPIPVWPQYHPSSPVWPLHDPPYSQYGPSIPSVAPTPSIPVYPPNPQYGSSMDPASTLQPQYGPPIPSMVPV